In one window of Solanum pennellii chromosome 2, SPENNV200 DNA:
- the LOC107010144 gene encoding uncharacterized protein LOC107010144, producing the protein MGLADTIQENNQASNQNRAKAMIFLRHHLDEGLKMEYLTVKDPLVLWNNLKDRYDHLKLVVLPQARYDWIHLRLQDFKSISEYNSSMFKIISQLKLCGENITDHDMLEKTFSTFPASSMLLQQQYREMGFKKYSELISHLLVAEQHNDLLMKNHESRPTGSMPFPEVNTANFHQSKREKGRGPSRGRGRGRGRNLNHGDRLALNNNIQHQQCKKKNEKHDVVQKKNSDNKCYRCGGKGHWSRTCRTPRHLVELYQASLKEVKNNAEANFITEDTVEPMHLDVADFFENPEGKIDHLIGDGSVII; encoded by the coding sequence ATGGGTCTAGCAGACACcatccaagaaaataatcaagcatCGAATCAAAACCGTGCTAAGGCGATGATATTTCTCCGTCATCACCTTGATGAGGGtttgaaaatggaatatctcaCTGTTAAGGATCCTCTGGTGTTGtggaacaatttaaaagatagataTGACCACCTGAAGTTGGTTGTCCTTCCACAGGCACGTTATGATTGGATCCACttgagacttcaagattttaaatctatcaGTGAGTATAACTCttctatgtttaaaattatctcacaattaaaattatgtggagaaaataTCACTGACCATGATATGCTGGAAAAAACGTTTTCCACTTTCCCTGCCTCGAGTATGCTTCTGCAGCAGCAATACCGAGAAATGGGATTTAAAAAGTATTCCGAATTAATCTCACATCTCCTTGTTGCTGAACAACATAATGATTTACTGATGAAAAACCATGAAAGTCGACCTACTGGTTCTATGCCATTTCCTGAAGTAAATACGGCAAATTTTCACCAATCTAAGCGTGAAAAAGGTCGTGGCCCCAGTCGTGGCCGTGGTCGTGGTCGAGGAAGAAATCTCAATCATGGTGATCGTCTTGCACTAAATAATAACATTCAACACCAGCAGtgtaaaaagaagaatgaaaaacatgacgtagtgcagaagaaaaattcagaCAACAAATGTTATCGATGTGGAGGAAAAGGACATTGGTCACGTACCTGTCGTACGCCAAGGCACCTGGTTGAGTTATATCAAGCTTCCCTGAAGGAGGTGAAAAATAACGCAGAAGCCAACTTTATCACGGAAGATACTGTTGAACCCATGCATCTAGATGTAGCGGATTTCTTTGAGAACCCCGAAGGAAAGATAGATCACCTGATAGGTGATGGGTCtgtgataatataa